From a single Daphnia pulex isolate KAP4 chromosome 2, ASM2113471v1 genomic region:
- the LOC124188318 gene encoding probable peroxisomal acyl-coenzyme A oxidase 1, giving the protein MVGVVYENLDLKRERSRCSFDKEEITNLIDGGKEKTQERRDLEEFIVSDEDLKDSIPIEYLSHADKYSAELRKACLLFKKLSDPSNGPKDVSTVALLSTGAGAIALKEGNPLALHYIMFLPTLMSMCTPEQQEKWLPKATSLQMIGTYAQTEMGHGTFLRGLETIATYDPATKEFILETPSLTAYKWWPGGLGQTTNYAIVMAQLFTRGKCEGIHPFLVQLRDEETHEPLPGISVGEIGPKLGFNTVNNGYLGFEKVRIPRDHLLMKHSQVLEDGTYVKPASTKLGYGAMVFVRVLVIRDVAVQLRKAVTIATRYSCVRHQSELKPGDPEPQILDYVAQQNKLFPPLAATFGFHFAANYVWDLYNTARDGIGKGDLHLMPDLHGLSCALKALSSSEASNFVEVLRQSCGGHGYMVCSNFPRIYSLVTAAETYEGENTVLWLQVAKYLIKTRMDKSGGQSVAYLIDPNLMSNKIADLSIDSITNLFKRVAAGHVDLAMKELEGYSRRGMASHDAWNHSSIHLIKAAQAHARYFVADCFARSIKEGKFSAPVRSILNQLCELLLIYWLIERSGDFFMFAELNAQQLTELQSKYMELLGTIRTYAVNLVDAFDIRDEALGSVLGCWDGNAYQRLFDEASKSPLNKSTVHRESFEKYLKPLMKSNL; this is encoded by the exons atggTTGGCGTTGTTTACGAAAATTTGGATTTAAAGAGAGAACGTTCCCGTTGCTCATTtgataaagaagaaatcacTAATCTGATTGATggaggcaaagaaaaaacgcaAGAACGTCGAGATCTag aggAGTTTATTGTGAGCGATGAAGACCTGAAAGATTCGATTCCTATTGAATATCTTAGTCACGCAGACAAATATTCAGCTGAACTAAGAAAGGCTTGTCTGCTGTTCAAAAAGCTCTCTGATCCGTCAAATgg GCCAAAGGACGTTTCCACCGTAGCGCTTTTAAGCACCGGTGCCGGCGCGATTGCGCTTAAAGAAGGCAACCCTTTGGCTCTTCATTACATCATGTTTTTGCCCACATTGATGAGCATGTGCACTCCTGAACAACAGGAAAAATGGCTTCCCAAAGCCACTAGTCTCCAGATGATTGGAACTTATGCTCAA ACAGAGATGGGTCATGGAACTTTCCTCCGCGGACTTGAAACTATAGCAACGTATGATCCAGCGACCAAggaatttattttggaaaCACCGTCTTTGACAGCGTACAAATG GTGGCCTGGTGGAT TAGGACAAACCACAAATTATGCTATTGTTATGGCGCAGCTTTTCACGCGTGGAAAGTGCGAAGGAATCCATCCATTTTTGGTGCAATTAAGAGATGAAGAAACTCACGAACCATTGCCAG GAATCAGTGTCGGAGAAATCGGACCCAAATTAGGTTTCAATACTGTTAACAATGGATATCTTGGTTTTGAAAAAGTGCGGATACCTCGTGATCATCTGCTCATGAAGCATTCGCAAGTCcttgaa gacgGAACCTATGTAAAACCAGCTAGTACTAAACTTGGCTACGGAGCTATGGTTTTCGTTCGCGTCCTCGTTATCCGG GATGTCGCCGTTCAACTGCGAAAAGCAGTGACAATTGCCACTCGATATAGTTGTGTTCGTCATCAGTCCGAACTTAAACCAGG AGATCCTGAACCACAGATCCTTGATTATGTTgcccaacaaaacaaattatttcctCCACTTGCTGCGACATTTGGATTTCATTTCGCTGCAAATTATGTATGGGATTTGTACAACACCGCAAGAGATGGTATTGGCAAAGGAGATCTTCATCTTATGCCTGAT CTTCATGGACTATCCTGTGCGCTGAAAGCGCTCAGTTCAAGTGAGGCTAGTAATTTTGTAGAAGTTCTACGGCAGTCGTGTGGAGGTCATGGCTACATGG TCTGTAGTAATTTTCCGCGGATATATAGTTTGGTGACTGCTGCAGAAACTTATGAAGGAGAAAATACAGTGCTATGGTTACAAGTTGCCAA ATATTTAATCAAGACGCGCATGGATAAATCCGGTGGCCAAAGCGTAGCTTACTTGATCGATCCTAATCTTATGAGCAACAAGATTGCTGATCTCAGCATCGACAGTATTACCAATCTCTTTAAAAGAGTTGCTGCAGG TCATGTAGATCTGGCTATGAAGGAGCTTGAAGGTTACAGTCGGCGAGGCATGGCTTCCCATGACGCATGGAATCATTCGTCGATACATTTAATCAAAGCAGCGCAAGCACATGCCCGTTATTTTGTGGCCGACTGCTTTGCACGCTCAATCAAAGAGGGGAAATTCTCCGCTCCGGTCCGCTCAATTCTTAACCAGTTATGTGAGCTCCTCCTTATCTATTGGCTCATAGAACGCAGTGGAGACTTTTTTATG TTTGCAGAGCTTAATGCGCAACAGCTGACTGAACTTCAATCCAAGTACATGGAGTTACTCGGTACCATTCGGACTTACGCCGTGAACCTTGTTGATGCCTTTGATATTCGAGATGAAGCACTTGGTTCAGTTCTTGGATGCTGGGACGGTAATGCTTATCAGAGGCTCTTCGACGAAGCCTCAAAAAGTCCGTTGAACAAGTCAACTGTCCATCGAgagtcatttgaaaaatatttgaaacctttgatgaaatcaaatctttGA
- the LOC124188317 gene encoding probable peroxisomal acyl-coenzyme A oxidase 1 → MAVSLYENPDLKRERQSCHFDKDEITYLIDGGVEKTKYRRELVQYILSDPDLKDPVPIEYLSHYERYGAELKKACLLVQKMRKPVPSVGNYETLRERQKNGKPLDIGVGPAAVILKEGNALGLHFVMFMPALMGQASVEQQQKWLPRALNLELIGTYAQTELGHGTFLRGLETKATYDPDTKEFVLETPSLSAYKWWPGGLGKTANYAVVMAQLYTKGKCEGIHPFLVQLRDENTHEPLPGISVGEIGPKLGLNSNDNGYLGFDQVRIPRDQLLMKHSQVLEDGTYVKPKNTKLGYATMVYVRVFIVQDMASVLRRAVTIATRYSCVRHQSELKPGEPEPQILDYKAQQNKLFPALAASFAFHFAAENLWNLYHVATENIGKGDLQMLPDLHGMSCAMKALSTSETANFVETLRQSCGGHGYMVCSGFPRLYGVATASETYEGENTVLWLQVARYLIKTRMDNAGGKSVAYLIDTKLPDNKPGDLGLDSIINLFQRVASGYVDLAMKELEGYSRQGKALHDAWNQSAVQLIKAAQAHARYLVADCFVRCVREGKFSGPVRSILNELCEFLLIYWLVERSGDFFMFAELKAQQLIELQSKYMELLGTIRTYAVNLVDAFDIRDEALGSVLGCWDGNAYQRLFDEASKSPLNKSTVHRESFEKYLKPLMQSNL, encoded by the exons ATGGCAGTATCCCTTTACGAAAACCCcgatttgaaaagagaaagacaatcTTGTCATTTTGACAAAGACGAAATTACTTATTTGATTGATGGAGGtgtagaaaaaacaaaataccgaCGTGAACTTG TGCAGTACATATTGTCTGATCCAGACTTGAAGGATCCTGTGCCGATTGAATATTTGAGCCATTATGAAAGATATGGTGCAGAGCTAAAGAAAGCTTGCTTGCTTGTACAAAAAATGAGGAAACCTGTGCCTTCAGTTGGGAATTATGAAACTCTTAG GGAGAGACAAAAAAACGGCAAACCACTCGATATTGGTGTTGGTCCAGCAGCTGTCATCCTCAAGGAAGGCAACGCGTTGGGCCTTCATTTTGTTATGTTCATGCCTGCCTTAATGGGCCAAGCAAGTGttgagcaacaacaaaagtgGCTGCCACGGGCTCTCAATCTGGAATTAATAGGAACATACGCTCAG ACGGAACTTGGCCATGGAACGTTTCTTCGTGGGCTTGAAACTAAAGCAACTTATGACCCAGATACTAAGGAATTTGTACTCGAGACCCCGTCGTTGTCGGCCTATAAATG GTGGCCAGGAGGAT tgGGAAAGACAGCTAATTATGCTGTCGTAATGGCGCAACTGTATACCAAGGGGAAATGTGAAGGGATCCATCCATTTCTAGTTCAGCTACGTGATGAAAATACTCACGAACCACTGCCAG GAATTTCTGTGGGTGAAATTGGTCCAAAACTTGGCTTGAATTCAAATGACAATGGATATCTTGGTTTCGATCAAGTCCGAATTCCGCGTGATCAGCTCTTAATGAAACACTCGCAAGTCCTTGAG GATGGGACATATGTCAAACCGAAAAATACCAAACTTGGTTACGCTACAATGGTTTACGTCCGCGTCTTCATCGTCCAG GATATGGCGTCAGTGCTGCGAAGAGCGGTCACAATAGCTACACGATACAGCTGTGTTCGTCATCAATCCGAGTTGAAACCAGG ggAACCCGAACCGCAAATTCTTGACTACAAAGCGCAACAAAACAAGCTGTTCCCTGCACTGGCTGCAAGTTTCGCATTCCATTTTGCTGCGGAAAACCTCTGGAATTTGTATCATGTTGCCACAGAAAATATCGGCAAAGGAGATTTGCAGATGTTGCCTGAT CTCCATGGCATGTCCTGCGCCATGAAAGCGCTTTCGACCAGTGAAACGGCAAACTTTGTAGAAACCCTGCGCCAGTCATGCGGTGGTCATGGCTACATGG TGTGTAGCGGCTTTCCTCGACTGTATGGAGTAGCGACAGCTTCTGAAACGTACGAAGGAGAAAATACTGTTTTGTGGTTGCAAGTTGCCAG ATATCTAATCAAAACGCGCATGGATAATGCAGGAGGAAAAAGCGTAGCCTATTTGATTGATACTAAATTGCCAGACAACAAACCTGGTGATCTTGGTCTAGACAGTATTATCAACCTGTTTCAGAGAGTTGCTTCAGG TTATGTAGATCTGGCTATGAAGGAGCTTGAAGGGTACAGTCGACAAGGCAAGGCACTCCATGATGCGTGGAATCAATCAGCGGTTCAATTAATCAAAGCAGCGCAAGCTCATGCCCGTTATCTTGTTGCTGACTGCTTCGTACGTTGTGTAAGAGAAGGAAAGTTCTCTGGACCGGTTCgttcaattttgaatgaattatgCGAATTCCTCCTTATCTATTGGCTCGTTGAGCGCAGTGGAGACTTTTTCATG TTTGCAGAGCTTAAAGCGCAACAGTTGATCGAGCTTCAATCCAAGTACATGGAGTTACTCGGTACCATTCGGACTTATGCCGTGAACCTTGTTGATGCCTTTGATATTCGAGATGAAGCACTTGGTTCAGTTCTTGGATGCTGGGACGGTAATGCTTATCAGAGGCTCTTCGACGAAGCCTCAAAAAGTCCGTTGAACAAGTCAACTGTCCATCGAgagtcatttgaaaaatatttgaaacctttAATGCAATCAAATCTATAA
- the LOC124188323 gene encoding uncharacterized protein LOC124188323 isoform X1, with amino-acid sequence MAVIKLLGLLLTLQFMMNTVSTAGIKSRQLDIPAFKAFFSQIQSHLVSDKDQGSTGTGAVSVKIEGLNPPPAVSSDWGANSTFVKNANMVAGNDSKFGVSVIRDSETFNRNLHRQNDGNMKGVPVVEGSRPESDFRSISSSSHGSFVLNHKRPASPVIQTGNSLGGKSEPSPFHSHQPAPIQPLKSHPTPQHSPQTTANQAAFTRAVPFQGPTNVRATPTVNAASNDWIPISQPIGSPITTSYSQLSTSRPTSSNGPIFEDTADNFDPFTFNNGNSNKEEKESKTIDSTASNDTNDVVDNHSDPSFLTGFRLKNPEMQEPLYGQVVSPPQNYAPVRKPLTKHTYKSPHPLNINQIIAEAVDHKPPIQQQQKQQQQQQPLYKSSKPSIKGKLKSNLHSTFGVPEKSLKANVGGKDIHNMGNQFPYPPIKTDPSFRSFGLFKGPSNDPQSPVQNNFDDGLRDDVGVVSSFSYFRNQGPEAPGSKGFDQAFNVHAGRNIAKQFKQHMFDQTGFPGKIQ; translated from the exons ATGGCGGTTATTAAACTG CTTGGATTATTGCTCACCTTGCAATTCATGATGAATACTGTGTCAACAGCTGGGATTAAGAGTAGACAATTGGATATACCCGCTTTCAAAGCATTCTT TTCCCAGATCCAGTCGCATTTAGTGAGCGATAAGGATCAAGGATCAACAGGTACCGGTGCTGTTTCAGTTAAAATTGAAGGACTCAATCCACCACCCGCTGTTAGCTCTGATTGGGGGGCTAATAGCACGTTTGTAAAGAACGCAAACATGGTTGCTGGAAATGATTCCAAATTCGGAGTAAGTGTAATCCGAGATTCAGAAACATTTAACAGAAATTTACATCGTCAAAACGACGGTAACATGAAAGGGGTGCCAGTAGTGGAAGGCTCACGACCAGAATCGGATTTCAGATCCATTTCAAGCAGTTCTCACGGATCGTTTGTG CTCAACCATAAACGACCTGCTAGTCCTGTTATCCAAACTGGCAATTCTCTTGGCGGAAAATCAG AGCCTTCGCCCTTTCATTCCCACCAACCGGCACCTATTCAACCATTAAAAAGCCATCCAACCCCTCAGCACTCTCCCCAAACCACAGCCAATCAAGCGGCTTTTACTCGTGCGGTGCCATTCCAAGGACCCACTAACGTTCGTGCTACCCCTACAGTAAATGCGGCAAGTAATGACTGGATTCCGATTTCTCAACCCATCGGATCACCAATTACCACTTCGTATTCCCAACTGTCGACCAGTAGACCAACCAGCTCTAACGGCCCAATCTTTGAAGATACAGCTGATAATTTTGACCCATTCACGTTTAATAAtg GAAACTCGaacaaagaggaaaaagaaagcaaaaccATTGACTCGACCGCCTCTAATGACACTAATGATGTGGTTGACAATCACAGTGATCCCAGCTTCTTAACAGGGTTTAGATTGAAAAATCCTGAAATGCAAGAGCCGCTCTATGGTCAAGTGGTCTCTCCTCCTCAG AATTATGCTCCTGTAAGGAAGCCACTTACTAAGCATACATACAAGTCTCCGCATCCTTTAAACATAAATCAAATTATCGCCGAAGCAGTGG ATCATAAACCAccaatccaacaacaacaaaaacaacaacaacaacaacaacccttATACAAGTCCAGCAAACCGTCGATCaaaggaaaattaaaatctaacCTTCATTCCACTTTTGGAGTACCGGAAAAAAGTCTTAAAGCAAATGTAGGTGGC AAAGATATTCATAATATGGGAAACCAATTCCCATATCCACCGATAAAAACAGATCCATCGTTCCGATCCTTTGGACTTTTCAAGGGCCCTTCCAACGATCCTCAATCGCCAGTTCAGAATAACTTTGATGACGGTCTTAGGGATG ATGTCGGTGTGGTCAGCTCGTTTAGCTACTTCCGCAATCAGGGACCCGAAGCACCTGGGTCCAAAGGCTTTGACCAAGCTTTCAACGTTCATGCCGGAAGGAACATCGCGAAACAATTCAAGCAACACATGTTTGACCAAACCGGTTTCCCTGGAAAGATTCAGTAA
- the LOC124188332 gene encoding uncharacterized protein LOC124188332 encodes MEPAASSGMSGIRGTQRPRSLCDSKLLSVTPHGLHHHHSVQQQSSGDQQQQQQQQLVVKRPPPPLPLSPPRAEPSKYRGSWPSMIYYGGGHDQLQQDADAFVRLEQQKRAPSMAGLMNTTVPQRLVVRPPSLRNSGPRHTPTRNSLRHSRMICLSQQQQGKVPRKYLPPVIHHYRMGSTLVVIQVLLGSVLLALGFHLLHWSPQLNIRDIPHWSGIPVMLSGIFGLFLLCCCRKQYPGMRGGCCVFVVRVQYIICNACLAMVATAACVCACVFASVHVSQLVTMECQSPTVNATLLVGTAEFQLNSTCLCIGGERQDEVFTYDPLSCSEVLQVLPIYLTASAVTNGLAVLVSSWYIVLLWSNRFAYTYAGLKLSEFNANTAMPSLYQ; translated from the exons ATGGAGCCGGCGGCAAGTAGTGGTATGAGCGGGATTCGTGGCACGCAGCGACCGCGTAGCTTGTGCGACAGTAAATTATTGTCCGTGACTCCTCACGGTCTGCATCACCATCACTCGGTGCAACAACAATCTAGCggagaccagcagcagcagcagcagcagcagctagtgGTCAAACGGCCACCTCCTCCGCTCCCGCTGAGCCCGCCCCGTGCTGAGCCGTCAAAGTACCGAGGATCGTGGCCCAGCATGATCTACTACGGAGGCGGCCACGATCAACTGCAACAAGACGCCGACGCTTTCGTCCGGTTAGAACAGCAGAAAAGAGCGCCGAGCATGGCGGGACTGATGAACACGACAGTGCCACAGCGATTGGTAGTCCGGCCGCCCAGTCTCAGGAACTCGGGACCCCGTCACACGCCCACCCGCAATTCCTTGCGTCACAGTCGGATGATTTGcctcagccaacaacaacaaggaaaag tgCCTCGCAAGTACTTGCCTCCAGTAATACATCACTATCGGATGGGTTCCACTCTGGTGGTGATACAAGTTCTACTGGGATCCGTTTTACTCGCATTGGGTTTTCACCTGCTACATTGGTCGCCTCAGCTTAACATCAGAGACATCCCTCATTGGAGCGGCATTCCG GTGATGTTATCCGGCATCTTTGGCCTATTTCTCTTGTGTTGCTGCCGGAAGCAATATCCAGGGATGCGTGGCGGCTGTTGCGTTTTCGTCGTCAGAGTCCAATACATT ATATGCAACGCGTGTTTAGCCATGGTGGCGACGGCGGCCTGCGTCTGCGCCTGTGTTTTCGCCAGCGTTCACGTCTCCCAGCTCGTGACGATGGAATGTCAATCGCCAACGGTGAACGCCACTCTTCTCGTGGGAACTGCAGAGTTTCAACTCAATTCGACCTGCCTCTGCATAGGTGGTGAACGACAGGACGAAGTTTTCACATACGATCCGCTCTCTTGCTCCGAAGTGTTGCAGGTTCTACCCATTTACCTCACGGCCTCGGCCGTCACCAACGGTCTGGCTGTGTTGGTTTCTAGCTGGTACATCGTTCTCCTGTGGAGCAATCGGTTTGCATACACTTACGCTGGTCTCAAGCTCTCGGAATTCAATGCTAATACGGCCATGCCAAGTTTATATCagtaa
- the LOC124188330 gene encoding uncharacterized protein LOC124188330 has protein sequence MKYFYLLFLFAASLEVSFGCPLECSQVTCAQSFNPFDCPSNTLYSNTAALCGCCPGCVRLKGPNEVCQSNTNLTFDVTNFYTVKGSIILNVTDVPPVVASQECAPGLTCDNSRCSNSKYTCTTPDISNSKWSPECDIDGSHKALQCKSNGADPRCFCYSKEGKRIFGSDWNTKEKRDKMKCQCARLVDNLTKNQEKDGYKNNDLTYHCSSNGNFEPLQCNRGMCYCANTQTGQPVSFVVNAQMWKTLPCYNATTMGFDYLKICDSQANALALIKKEMRYHGGNPITLAAPQCDPDGSFYAKQCDGNQCYCRSRANENIGTYSTQLNTDPEVTQECLCARDKVIFQDANKAHEYICNSGGDYEPMQTIGGSAFCMDRDGFITSEYVPVANKCTLPCKNDVMCPVR, from the exons ATGAAGTATTTTTacctgttgtttttgtttgctgccTCGTTAGAAGTGAGTTTTGGATGCCCTCTGGAATGCAGTCAAGTGACATGTGCACAGAGTTTCAATCCATTTGATTGCCCATCAAACACTCTGTACTCCAACACTGCTGCACTATGCGGTTGTTGCCCAGGATGTGTCCGGCTTAAAG GACCCAATGAAGTGTGTCAAAGTAACACCAACTTAACCTTTGATGTGACAAACTTTTACACGGTAAAGGGATCAATTATCCTGAATGTAACTGATGTTCCACCTGTTGTGGCATCTCAAGAATGTGCTCCAGGATTAACCTGTGACAACAGCCGATGTTCTA ATTCCAAATACACGTGCACCACGCCAGACATCAGCAACTCGAAATGGTCGCCCGAATGCGATATCGACGGATCCCACAAGGCGTTGCAATGCAAATCCAACGGAGCTGATCCTCG CTGCTTCTGCTACAGCAAGGAAGGCAAACGCATTTTTGGCTCCGACTGGAACACGAAGGAAAAGCGcgacaaaatgaaatgcc AATGCGCCAGACTGGTTGATAACCTCACCAAGAACCAGGAGAAGGACGGCTATAAAAACAACGACCTCACCTATCACTGCTCATCCAACGGCAATTTTGAGCCCCTACAGTGCAACCGTGGAATGTGTTACTGTGCCAACACGCAAACGGGCCAGCCCGTCTCATTCGTCGTCAACGCTCAAATGTGGAAAACGCTGCCCTGCT ATAACGCGACCACCATGGGATTCGATTACCTCAAGATTTGCGACAGTCAAGCCAACGCATTGGCTCTAATCAAGAAAGAGATGCGCTACCACGGAGGTAATCCAATCACGCTGGCAGCCCCGCAATGCGACCCCGACGGATCCTTCTACGCTAAGCAGTGCGACGGCAACCAGTGCTACTGCCGCTC acGTGCAAACGAAAATATCGGGACTTACTCCACGCAGCTCAACACGGACCCGGAGGTGACGCAAGAATGCC TTTGCGCTCGTGACAAAGTGATTTTTCAGGATGCCAATAAAGCGCACGAATACATTTGCAACAGCGGAGGCGATTACGAGCCCATGCAAACGATCGGAGGCTCCGCCTTTTGCATGGATCGCGACGGTTTCATCACCTCTGAATACGTGCCAGTCGCAAACAA gtgCACTCTACCGTGCAAAAATGACGTCATGTGTCCGGTTCGCTAG
- the LOC124188323 gene encoding alpha-protein kinase 1-like isoform X2 has translation MAVIKLLGLLLTLQFMMNTVSTAGIKSRQLDIPAFKAFFSQIQSHLVSDKDQGSTGTGAVSVKIEGLNPPPAVSSDWGANSTFVKNANMVAGNDSKFGVSVIRDSETFNRNLHRQNDGNMKGVPVVEGSRPESDFRSISSSSHGSFVLNHKRPASPVIQTGNSLGGKSEPSPFHSHQPAPIQPLKSHPTPQHSPQTTANQAAFTRAVPFQGPTNVRATPTVNAASNDWIPISQPIGSPITTSYSQLSTSRPTSSNGPIFEDTADNFDPFTFNNGNSNKEEKESKTIDSTASNDTNDVVDNHSDPSFLTGFRLKNPEMQEPLYGQVVSPPQNYAPVRKPLTKHTYKSPHPLNINQIIAEAVDHKPPIQQQQKQQQQQQPLYKSSKPSIKGKLKSNLHSTFGVPEKSLKANKDIHNMGNQFPYPPIKTDPSFRSFGLFKGPSNDPQSPVQNNFDDGLRDDVGVVSSFSYFRNQGPEAPGSKGFDQAFNVHAGRNIAKQFKQHMFDQTGFPGKIQ, from the exons ATGGCGGTTATTAAACTG CTTGGATTATTGCTCACCTTGCAATTCATGATGAATACTGTGTCAACAGCTGGGATTAAGAGTAGACAATTGGATATACCCGCTTTCAAAGCATTCTT TTCCCAGATCCAGTCGCATTTAGTGAGCGATAAGGATCAAGGATCAACAGGTACCGGTGCTGTTTCAGTTAAAATTGAAGGACTCAATCCACCACCCGCTGTTAGCTCTGATTGGGGGGCTAATAGCACGTTTGTAAAGAACGCAAACATGGTTGCTGGAAATGATTCCAAATTCGGAGTAAGTGTAATCCGAGATTCAGAAACATTTAACAGAAATTTACATCGTCAAAACGACGGTAACATGAAAGGGGTGCCAGTAGTGGAAGGCTCACGACCAGAATCGGATTTCAGATCCATTTCAAGCAGTTCTCACGGATCGTTTGTG CTCAACCATAAACGACCTGCTAGTCCTGTTATCCAAACTGGCAATTCTCTTGGCGGAAAATCAG AGCCTTCGCCCTTTCATTCCCACCAACCGGCACCTATTCAACCATTAAAAAGCCATCCAACCCCTCAGCACTCTCCCCAAACCACAGCCAATCAAGCGGCTTTTACTCGTGCGGTGCCATTCCAAGGACCCACTAACGTTCGTGCTACCCCTACAGTAAATGCGGCAAGTAATGACTGGATTCCGATTTCTCAACCCATCGGATCACCAATTACCACTTCGTATTCCCAACTGTCGACCAGTAGACCAACCAGCTCTAACGGCCCAATCTTTGAAGATACAGCTGATAATTTTGACCCATTCACGTTTAATAAtg GAAACTCGaacaaagaggaaaaagaaagcaaaaccATTGACTCGACCGCCTCTAATGACACTAATGATGTGGTTGACAATCACAGTGATCCCAGCTTCTTAACAGGGTTTAGATTGAAAAATCCTGAAATGCAAGAGCCGCTCTATGGTCAAGTGGTCTCTCCTCCTCAG AATTATGCTCCTGTAAGGAAGCCACTTACTAAGCATACATACAAGTCTCCGCATCCTTTAAACATAAATCAAATTATCGCCGAAGCAGTGG ATCATAAACCAccaatccaacaacaacaaaaacaacaacaacaacaacaacccttATACAAGTCCAGCAAACCGTCGATCaaaggaaaattaaaatctaacCTTCATTCCACTTTTGGAGTACCGGAAAAAAGTCTTAAAGCAAAT AAAGATATTCATAATATGGGAAACCAATTCCCATATCCACCGATAAAAACAGATCCATCGTTCCGATCCTTTGGACTTTTCAAGGGCCCTTCCAACGATCCTCAATCGCCAGTTCAGAATAACTTTGATGACGGTCTTAGGGATG ATGTCGGTGTGGTCAGCTCGTTTAGCTACTTCCGCAATCAGGGACCCGAAGCACCTGGGTCCAAAGGCTTTGACCAAGCTTTCAACGTTCATGCCGGAAGGAACATCGCGAAACAATTCAAGCAACACATGTTTGACCAAACCGGTTTCCCTGGAAAGATTCAGTAA